The Sphaerospermopsis torques-reginae ITEP-024 genome has a window encoding:
- a CDS encoding DUF760 domain-containing protein, whose amino-acid sequence MVFDPDFLNNNSEEHTHQLLNEHLGENPNQLLKYLQHQSPDVLARVAQSASPEIKQIISQNVQGLVGMLPGESFNVQVTTDRDNLAGLLASAMMTGYFLRQMEQRMQLEHLSNQ is encoded by the coding sequence TGAATAACAACTCTGAGGAACACACTCATCAGCTTCTGAACGAACACTTGGGGGAAAATCCGAATCAGTTATTGAAATATTTACAGCATCAATCTCCCGACGTTCTAGCCCGTGTAGCCCAGTCTGCCAGTCCAGAAATTAAACAAATCATTTCCCAAAATGTCCAAGGACTGGTAGGAATGCTCCCAGGAGAGAGTTTTAATGTGCAAGTTACTACAGACCGAGATAACCTCGCAGGACTGTTAGCATCAGCAATGATGACTGGTTATTTTCTGCGGCAGATGGAACAAAGAATGCAATTAGAGCATTTGTCTAATCAATAG